The genomic region tgtacatatgtatgtatgcatttttgcGCGTTTTGCTTACAGGCAGCTTAGGTTATATTTATgcaatgtttgttgttgcttttaatataaaatgaaaagttCAGCTAACTCGATTAACaattatgcaataaatttaGCAATTTCGTAGTTAAATAagttgcatatgtatgtatgtatgtatttatataatatacgtTGAACAAAAGGAAATGGCGTAGGAAACGAAAAATTGGTAAAAGAAAGGTAAAAAGTAAAGTGAAgcgtaaatatttttcactaagctagaaaaaatgcttcaaaacttgtttatgtatgtacgtatgtatgcataaaagaTAACTTTGGTATTACGctaaaattacattaaatacATTAagattacatacaaacaaaattactttcatTAAACTAGCTAgaaaggaaacaattttcatagcaatcaactgcattgttttaaatttgttaatttataaaataaaagcttaaatttagaaaataaaaatgaaattttgaaaaaataaattttcgaaaaaattaattaagagtaattaatttcaaattaattaattaagaaaaaaattcagaaaaaagtaataaattaaaagtaattaattgaaaaataattaattaaaagtaattaattaattcattaattaaaaattaaaattaattaattaaaaattaattaatcttataaaacaattaattaaaattaagttgtaattaattaaaattattaattactcttaattaattactttttaattaattacttttttctacttttttgttgACTCAAAGTGCTTGATATGTGCGTTAGCTAAAACACATCGCTTagaactaattttattttatatttttttcataaaattacaatattatttgtttttcatattttgcctTCACGCACAGCTCGTCGTTATTATTAGTTAGAATGTACATGtcgttacaaaaacaatttcgaaaaatatataatattttcgcaGCTACACAAATGTACgtatataactgtaaatataagtgtgtattaaatatatatttttgttttgaatatatatatatattttacatttatttaaatataattaatttatatatttttaaactatgtatatatattttatatatgtataaattttttatttctaaataaagtttcatgtatacatatatttttttggactttaatatataattcgcaatttagtaaatttttttattataaatttttaacttttaaatatgAAACTTCATTTTAGTTTTCTGCTTGCTTTCGCGCTTTATACAATTATCTGTaagtatcaaatattttttaaaaaaacttttttttacaaaactgcGTTTAGCATTTacaaacaaatagtttttttttattatttaaataatttatttatgtatgtacgtatgtatataattaaccTATCACATGATAATGTTGCTTTTTCTAACTGTAATTTCGTTAGTTTTGTCTTCAACAGTTGgctgatttttttccatttttagttttttacgcGCAGCTTGGCAGAAGAAGCTTAGGTTTGGCGGGGTTTTCAAATACAAAGTGTTGGTTACCAACTAACGATTATAAGGCACTTGGAGTGACTGatattttttgcagtttttcaaaagtttatgcacttaattttgttgttaaacCTAAATGCGGCATATTTCGGGTCTTTGATGCTGTTCGTACCGATCATACTCGTATGCATACTCTGAGAAATGCGTTGCTAGATCGGCCCGTGACGTTCTAAATGCGTTCATAGCTTAGTGTATGTATGGAAAAAGTATAAAgtaaaacaatattatttttataaaaataatttatagataCAAATATGCTTTTAAGAAGAAAATTTGCTTGAAGTTGAAATATCTGGCGATTTCACAACTGATTTGACTTatagatataaccaatatataaccatttcatatccaaaaaccatattttgattcaatatgagtggtttctattatattgaTTTTTCTTCGCCTTATGAAAAatgacattatttttttattttaagtgacgctatatttatatatgatattttcGCACAACAAATTCTTTAGAAGTATATGTAATTTTAGTCAACTATTTAATACTTATAAGCAACGACTTCATCCTATTCAATAatattgtgttattgttgttgtttgactGGTATATATACAGTTAGTACTTTTTTTGCAAACAACTTTTTATAAGGCACAATTCCTTGGCACAATTGTTCTCTGTTTCCCGCAATAGTACTACATACCTATATTACAGTGgtgaaaaatcaataaaagtttctttacaaaaaacaccaaaaataaacaaaataaaagaaaattaaacaaaaaaaattaaaataaaaaaaatatataaaaattcaaaaaataatgaaataaaaaatattttaaataagaaaattaaaaaaaaaaataaattaattgaaaaaaataaaaaaatatgttaatcaaaaaaattaaaaataaaagagatgTTAAAATCGAAgcgaaaaattaacaaaaaaaataaaaaaataaataatttaatcgaaaaaattaaaaataaaaaagaagttaAGAACTTTAGCCAAAacataatttattcaaaaaaagaaataaaaagaattaaaataaaaaaattgaactaaaaaaatttaaaacaaaaaaattaaaaattcaaaggaaagtgatttaaatgtaaacaattttaaaatgcaaCAACATTGGTTTCTGTAgtatttattggaaaattattgcTACATATACTAAGCTTTCATAAAAACGCTAGCAAAACTCAAGCGCCGAGCGTGTGCCGAAAAATGCCGAAACTGCAGAAAATGTTGCTGGAACCAGCTACTTAAACTCAAACTCTAAGCGCGCACAACACCAGTAAGCCGTTACTCCAACACTTTTCAAACTAGACAACTGAAAACCACCAAACCCTTTCTTTCTACCAGAATTGCATACGAATTCATTTCGAAGTCTTTTGTTATACAATTTGCGCTGCAAGatgttagttttttgtttttgttgttggtatttgtttaaacttttaatttagtaGCTTTTAGTTCGTTTAGCACCGTTTTGACGCGAGCGGCAGCGTCTCGTGTACGGCACGTCGCACACTTTTCAACGCAACGCATCGCGCCACACCACACCGCTTAGTGGCCATTTACCAGCGTCGCTGTGGGCGCATGCACGCCGGGCACAGTTAGCGTATTGTTATCAATGCCGTTCGTTGCCGCTACAGGCGTCGTTATGATATCGCCCGCGTTCGATTTGCTGCGCGTAACCAACATTGGTGTTTTGGGGCGAGGTGTTTCGGTCAGCTTGATTTTGACGCGTCCCGTTTCTGGTGAATACACCGGCGAGTAACGGCCTAATTTCGGCGACGAAGGCAGATAACTAtcatcattgttgttgttgttgtgctcggCACCCTCCTGCGGGTATTGTGCATATTTGGAGGCACGTGGCGACTTCGGTGTGGGGTAGCGCGGCGTGATCGGATGGTATTCATGCGGTGCGGACGCTTCGGTCACAGGTGCTGCCTGCTCTTTGCTCACTTCATCGTTTGGCGATGTGCCATTGCTGCCGTTCAGCAGTGGTTGTTGTTGGGCGGGACCATCTTTTACATCGTTCGCATCGTAGGGTTTCTTTTGTCCGGTGCCATTTATCGGTTTCGCGAGATCAGATTTGGTTTGATCGCCAATGAGTGGCGAATGTTCGTTGCCATTACGCAACGGTTTGCCCAAATTCTTTTTATCCATATCGAGTAATTCGGTTTGGCGTGGATTTTCAGCATCGTGTGCGGCATTATGACTGTTCTTGCAACGCTTGATACCTACATAGAGTATCAAGCCGACAACAATGAAGCCAAGCACGCCCAACAGCAAATATGTCGCTTTGCTGTCGTCCTTCTGTTCACCACCTACATTTGCGGTCTGTATGGCGCTAGGTTCACCATTTGTGGCACCTTCGgtatttatattaggtacatCTTCTGCCTCAACGTTGTGATGTACAACCGGTACAATGGCTTCCTCGGTAACTGGCTCTGCAGTTTTCTCAGCATTCTCGTCGGTATCGAATATGCCCATACCGGCGCCGAAAATGTCAGCTGCCACCTTGTGGTCATCCTCCTCTTCCTCCTCAGATTTGGGCTTCTCCACCGGTTTATTGTCGAATTTGTCATCGGTGTCATCCTCATCGGGTGTGTCGAAATCATCTAAAAATGAACTTTCGCGTGCAATACTGGGATTGATGATGAGCATGCCACCACCGCTGCCGGAACCATCATCCTCATCTTCCTCCTGTTCGATGGGTAGCGGTGGCGCATCGGTTGTAACATGTTCTTGCGAACTCTCCACAGCTGGCAAAACGGTAGTTATGGCTAAGTTCACAGGCGCATTGACATCACTCAAATCACCCGAACCCTCGACAGTATCGAGCTGTGCCACACTATTTTTCGCAGTGCTTGATTTTTCGATTGGCATGAATGCTTTACCCAACTCATCCTCATCGTCTTGATCACCGGAACCCTCAACTGGCTGATCGCCCATCATCAGCTCATTATCCTCCTCATCGTTGAGGCGTCCATTCTTCTCGTGCTCACAAATGTCCGACTGTTTGACCTGCAACCACGACTTACCTTTAACTTCAACGGGATATGTACAGGTGACGGCATGTTCCATAAAAACGTTGCGCTCTTGCAGCCAGTTGCGCACCTCCAATGTTTCGCAGGAGCAATTAATTTGATTGTGACTCAATTCAAGTGTCATTAAATTGGACAGATGTGTCAAGTTCAGCGGCAAATATGTGATGTCATTATGCTGTAGATTCAAAACTTGCACATGCGCCGGCAGTTTGGTCAATTTGCTCGATGTTATGCGATTGTGTTTGAGGTTCAGCTTCTTAATGCGACGTCCCAAATGTCCGAATTCGTGGAGGTCATTGTGCGACAGATCTATCGATGTGACGCTGGGTAGCTTCTCCAGCGGATGTGACAAGCGTTTCAAATTCAAGTAGGACAAGTCCAGCGAGTGTATGGGCAGTGAGGATTCCTTGGCTTCGTATAAACGGAGACCCTCCAAACTGGTGCATTTCGCGTGCAGcagtggtgtgtgtgtgttttgcgcCAGAACGCATTGACAATCAGCTGGGCAGTTGTAGTTGCTGCTGTCAGCTGTTGTAGCATTTACCGTACTAATTGCTTCTTTGCTCGGCGCGGGGGAGCCCTCAACAAGTAGACAGCAGAGTAGCAGCAAAGCGGCGTAGACTATGGGCAGCTTTAAAGCTCGTGAGTGTGTACGTAACGACTGCATTGTGGTGTGTTTCTAGCGACTAGGTGCGGCAGCAACTGGTGCCAAAGCGCCCAAATATAGCTGCGGGGCGTAGATAACAGAAAGCGGAGAGGAGTTGATGTGCGAATCAGCTGATTATGTGGCGAACTGTGAAGTGAAAGAAAGAATGATTACATAATTAGTAAAAAGTGTTACGtttagttgaaaaataaaactagttcaataaataacacaattttatgaattattattaatatttttctccaaattCGAGGTAGAAGTAGTGGTTTTCTTACTCTCGCTATATATTCTAAATTAGTCCAAAACACATTGCCACCTTCGTTGTTATTACATCTATTACCCAACCCAAACTGAGTCTACGGAAATTCCTAGTACGTTTTCACACTTGCCAATTCTTTCCACACCTGCTCTTTTCCACATTGATAAGTTATCAAtagattacaaaataaaattctctCTCACTGTCTAACACTCGCTCTCTTCTTACGTCAGCATTTGCAGTTAACTTAGtcggtatatagtatatacttatcTAGTTTAGGTGTATTTCCTATGATTAAAATGAGTTGTGactttccaaaaataaattttaaggtgcttccaattacaacaacaaacataaagCATTTAATATATGTGTTCATTAATAAACTTCTTTCCACTAAACAAAATTATCTTTATAATTGATGTGCTTAACACTTTCTTATCATATTCGCAAATACAGGTATCTTTGTCGCGTCTCAAGctagtttttaattaacttttatttgcCTTCATATTTACTTAGAATGTCACTCTTCTAGAGAAA from Bactrocera tryoni isolate S06 chromosome 3, CSIRO_BtryS06_freeze2, whole genome shotgun sequence harbors:
- the LOC120772557 gene encoding protein windpipe, which encodes MQSLRTHSRALKLPIVYAALLLLCCLLVEGSPAPSKEAISTVNATTADSSNYNCPADCQCVLAQNTHTPLLHAKCTSLEGLRLYEAKESSLPIHSLDLSYLNLKRLSHPLEKLPSVTSIDLSHNDLHEFGHLGRRIKKLNLKHNRITSSKLTKLPAHVQVLNLQHNDITYLPLNLTHLSNLMTLELSHNQINCSCETLEVRNWLQERNVFMEHAVTCTYPVEVKGKSWLQVKQSDICEHEKNGRLNDEEDNELMMGDQPVEGSGDQDDEDELGKAFMPIEKSSTAKNSVAQLDTVEGSGDLSDVNAPVNLAITTVLPAVESSQEHVTTDAPPLPIEQEEDEDDGSGSGGGMLIINPSIARESSFLDDFDTPDEDDTDDKFDNKPVEKPKSEEEEEDDHKVAADIFGAGMGIFDTDENAEKTAEPVTEEAIVPVVHHNVEAEDVPNINTEGATNGEPSAIQTANVGGEQKDDSKATYLLLGVLGFIVVGLILYVGIKRCKNSHNAAHDAENPRQTELLDMDKKNLGKPLRNGNEHSPLIGDQTKSDLAKPINGTGQKKPYDANDVKDGPAQQQPLLNGSNGTSPNDEVSKEQAAPVTEASAPHEYHPITPRYPTPKSPRASKYAQYPQEGAEHNNNNNDDSYLPSSPKLGRYSPVYSPETGRVKIKLTETPRPKTPMLVTRSKSNAGDIITTPVAATNGIDNNTLTVPGVHAPTATLVNGH